The segment GCGAGCCCGCCGAGCGCGCGCTCGGCATCGCTGCGAAAGTGGAAGTTGCGCATCATGAACGCCGGGTACTCGTAGGGCAGCGGGTCGCCGTCGTCGTCGAGGATCGGCCCCGCCGGCTCGGTCTCGCAGAACTCGCTGAGCGCGACGTTGAACTGGCCGCGCAGCAGGCCCTGCAGGTTGGCGTCGTCGGTCAGGACGAAGGCGCCCGGGGCGCCGATCTGGCCCATCCGCACCATGTTGATCTGGACCATGCAACCGGCGTCGGCGGCGTACAGGGCCTTGACCACCCAGCGGTCGGTGCCGGAGGCCTCGAGGCCGAGCGAGGTCTGCAGCAGCAGCCCCATGCCGAGGAACACCAGCACCACCGCCACCAGCAGGGCGAGCAGCAGCGCCGACCCGCGCTCGCGGGCGGCCGCCGCCGGGCCGCATTCGGTCGCAAGAAGTGGGCTCATCTCGGGCTCCTCACAGCACGAAGTTGCGCAGGCTGGCGGTCACCTGCATCCGGCGCCACTTGGCGCCGCGGTTGACCTGGCCCGGATCGAGGTCGAAACCGGCGAAGGTCTCGACCGGCTCGCGCCACTCGCTGACCTCGAAGGGGGTGCGGCCGAACACCGCGAGCTGCATCGCCATCAGCCGCGAGCCGGCAACGGTGACCGCGGTGGCCGAGGGGTCCCAGGTGTCGACGATGCCGTCGCCGGTGGTGTCGAGGCCGAGGGCGAGCTGCAGGCTGCCGATGTTGACCGCCACCGGCTCGCCGCCCGCGCCGGTAGTCGGTCCGACCCGACGCAGCACGAAGTCCGGCGACACGAAGTAGGTGTAGGACTCGAGGATCCCCACCCGGTAGACCTCGAAGGCGGGGTCGCCGCTGCCGAGCGCCGCGCCGTCGGCATTGAGCGACGGCCAGGGCGCGCTGCCGCCGGCGTAGGTCAGGACCAGGTGGCGGTCCGGCGAGGCATCGACGATCGCCGCCGAGGCCACCTCGCCGACGGCATACTGGCGGCGGCCCATCAGCAGCAGGCCGCGGCCGACCAGCGAGGCCGGGTTGGGCACTGCGTCGAGCGGGTTGATGACGTCGGCCCCGACCGCCGGGGTGCGCAGCTCGCGCACCGTCACGGTGCCGCTCGAGGCGTCGACGTCGGTGCGGTTGGTGAAGAACGGCGCCACCTCGAAAAAGCCGCGCAGGGTCACGACGTCGCTGCCCGCCGCCACCTGGACGTTGCCGTAGTCGGTGGCGACGCTGCCGCTCTCGTTGTTCTGGATGCGCCCGCACACCCAGGTGCCGTCGTCGCGGGCGAACGGCATGTCGCCGCCGCCGGTCATCCGGATGGTGCGCGTGATGTGGTAGGCGGCGAAGCGCACGTTCTCCTGGGTGTCGGACAGCGCCGCCTCCACCTTCGACAGCTGCTGCGAGGTGTCGAGCATGTTGAGGACGCCGATGAAGACGATCGCCAGCAGACCGATCGTCACCACCATCTCGACCAGCGTGAAGCCCTGGGATGCGTTGCGTCTCATCGCCGCTACCCCGCGATCTTGAGGGCGCTCACCACGAACTCGCGCCGCCCGGTCAGGAAGCGGGTGGTGGAGGCCACCCGGAGCGTGATCTGCTTCAGGTTGGCCTCCGCCGGCGTCGCCGGCACGGGCCACGGCGGGCTGGTGAGCTGGTTCCAGGTCAGCACCTGGAAGTCCTGGACGGTGTACTGGATGTCGAAGCCCCTGCGGGCCGTCGTCAGCTGCCTGGGGGTTCCCGCGGTGGCGACCAGCGCGAGGTCGTCGAACGGCGTCGCCAGCAGGTCCTCGAGCGCCCGCCGGGCCTCGGACGAGAGCACCGCGTAGTCGTACCCCGAGGCGTTGGTGAGCTGGGCGTGCGAGAACAGCGAGGCGATGCCGAGCGCGACGAAGCCGAGGATCAGCAGCGCCACCAGCAGCTCGAGCAGCGAGAACCCTCGTTGGTCGGAGGCGATCCGGGATGGGCGCATCAGTACCTCCAGTGCCGGGTGGACTTGAAGTCCCAGTCGCCGGCCACGGGGTCCCACATCGCCTGGAGCACGGTGCCGGTCCCGGCCTGGACGCGCAGCAGCAGCTGGTTGCCCTTGATGTCGGTGATCACCACCCCTCCCTGGCCGATGCCCGCGGCCCCGGCCTCGCTGACCCGACCGGCCCCCGACGGCAGGAACACGACGCCGCGGCGGGCGGCCGCGCCGCCGAGCCGGTACAGCGGGTTGGCGGTCTCCTGGGCGACCCGGAACTGCGGCCGCACCCGCCACTCTCCGACCCGCGGCTCGCCGGCGTCCTCCTGCTCGTTGCCGTTGGAGTCCTGCCAGGCGAAGAGCACGCCGCCGCCGCTGTCGCTGATGCCCTCCAGCGACATCGCGACCGGGGCGCCGCGCTGGATGGCGCCGATCCGGGACACGACCACGGCCTGGTGCACCATCTTGGAGTGGCTCAGCATCTCCGCCCGGATCTTCGCCCGCAGCAGGTTGGGCAGGGCGACCGTCATCAGGCCGATCCCGATCGACATCACCACCACGAGCTCGACCAGGGTGAAGCCGCCGTCGCGTCGCCGCGCGCGATCGCCGGACAGCGCACGCGGACAGCACTCGCGCTGCTCAGAATAGGACTGCATCGAAAGTAGCATCACTCCCTCCCCGGTCCCGCGTCAAGGAGTGTTCGGTGACATTCAAATTCCTTTGACAATTGGCGTTCGCCCCCGTTCCCGCGGGTCCCGGTCGCCTCGGCAGGCCGCAGCGGCCGGCGTCAGCTGTCCAGTTTCAGATCAAAAACCCACACCCTGCCGCCGAGGTCGGCGACGTACAGCGCGCCGGCCCCGAAGGCGACGCCGGTCGGGGTGATCTCGTGCCCGCCGAGATCGACCCGGCGGGGCGTCCCCTCCCGAACCACCCACAGCGCCGACCCCGGGGTGTCCGAGGCCACCCACAGGCCGGGCGCCAGCACGGCGAGCTGCGGCCGGGAGTAGAACTCCGACCAGGCGTCCGGCAGCGGGACCACCGCCTGCACCGCGCCGTCGCGGCCGAGCACCTGCAACCGCCGGTTGCCGGTGTCGCACACCACCAGCCGATCCGGTCCGTCCCAGGCGATGCCGACCGGCTCGACCAGCTCGCCCGGCTGCGCGCCCTCCCGCCCGACCAGGACGGCCCGCGCCTCGCCGTCGGCCGCGCTGTACAGCGCCACCCGCTTGTTCCCGGTGTCGGTCACCGCGACCGTGCCGTCGGCGGCCACCGCTACCCCGCGCGGGCCGTACCAGCCCTCGCCCGGGACCGGCAGCGCGCGCGAGGCGCCGCTCGCGGGGTCCCAGAGCAGCAGCTGCTGGCCCCAGGTGTCGGCGACGGCGAGCAGCCCCTGCGGCGTCCACGCCACCGCCTCCGGCTGCTTGAGCTCGAAGGGCGGCGCCGCCGGCTCCGGGGTGCCGTCGGCGGCGAACCGGACCACCGTCGAGAGCTGCACGTCGGCCACCGCCAGCAGCCCATCCGGCCGCACCGAGAGGCCGCGAGGCTCGATCAGGGAGCCCTCGCCGACCACCCGCGCGGCGGTCACCGGCAGCGCCTCGGCGAGCGGCGCCGGGATGTCGGCCGGCCGGCTCCAGGAGACCGGCCCGTCGCCGCGGCGCAGCACGACCACGTCGGAGGAGCCGATCGGGCTCCACGGCACGCGGCTGAGCGCGTAGCGCAGCAGCTCGCCCGCGCTCGGCGCGCGGTCCTCCATCAGCCACCAGGCGCGGAGCGGGATCCGCCGCCCGGTGTAGCCGGGGCCGAGCCGGCGCCGCGCCTCGGCCTCCTGCTCCGGGTTGCAGAGCACCAGGGGCGGCCGCATCGGCGCCTTCGGCAGGTCCCACCACACCGGGGTGGCCCGCCAGTACCAGGTGAGCGGCCAGCCGGACTCGCCGGCCACCGCCGCCACCGGGTCCACGCCCTCGCGGTGCAGCCGCAGGCCGTCCTCGACCACCGCCTTCAGCTCGGGGCAGGTCTGGACGTAGATCAGGCTCTCGACCCGGCGCAGGTTGGGCGAGATCTCGTCGAGAACGAAGCTGGCGACGACGCTGACCGCCACCGTCGCGGCCAGGGCCGCGCCGGCCAGCGTCCGGCTCCACCACCGGCCGCGCGGGGAGAAGGTGCGCGCCAGCTGCATCCCGGCCAGGGGCAGGAACGCCCATACCTGGTGGACGCCGAGCCAGCCGACCTTCTCGCGCAGGTAGGCGTACATCGCCACCGACAGCACGCCGAAGACCAGCAGCGAAAGCTCGATCCGCCGCAGCCGGCGCCACCGCCTCGCGACCCAGGCGAAGGCGGCCGCGATCGCCAGGAACTCGTAGAGGGCGAGCCGCGGCAGGTGGTACCACCACGGCCCCGCGACCCGGGCGATCGAGTGCTGGCCCCACCAGTAGCTGATGGCCTTGCCGGGGAAGAACCAGTCCTCGGAGTGGGCGAAGAAGACCGTGTAGAGCGGCACCGCGACCAGCACCGCGACCGCCACGCCGCCGAGGATGTCCCAGCGGTGGCGGGCGAGGAAGCGGACCGTCCCCGGCAGCGCCCGGCGCGGTCCGCCGACAACCGCCATCACCGCCCAGCTCAGGCCGACCAGCGCCGAGGTCACGTAGGCGTGCTCGGCCACCGCGAAGGCCAGCGCCGCCCAGGCCCCGACCCACAGCCACGCCCGGGGCCGCCCGCGCGCCGCCCGCCAGGCGGCGACGAAGCCGGCCGAGGAGACCAGCATCACGAGCACGTCCTGGCGCAGGAACCGGCCGTAGTAGAGGGTGGTCGGCGAAACCGTGGCGAGCAGGCCCGTCCACCAGGCGGCGCGCTCGCCGAACGGCCGCCGCAGGCTCCACGCCACCGCGATCAGCAGCACTCCGGCGAGCGCGACCGGCAGCCGGGCCGAAAAGTCGCTGTCCCCGGCGAGCGCGTAGGCTCCGGCGGTCAGGTAGTAGAGCAGCGGGCCGTGGTAGGTGGGGTCGTAGCGGTAGATCCCATTCTTGAGCAGGTTGTACGAGGAGTGGGCGTGGATCGCCTCGTCATGGTGGAAGGAGCGGTCACCCAGACCCCACAGGTGGAGCGCCAGCGACAGCGCGACCAGCGCGAGCCACGGCCAGTAGCGGCGCCAGCCCGCGCCGGGCGCTCGTGGTGTGGTCTCCACGGCGCCAGCTTAACCCGGACCGCGGGGCCGGAACAGTGACGCCCATCAGTAAAGGGATTAGGGATTAGGGGTTAGGGGCCCCCGCCCATCCCCGTGCCCGTGCCCGCTCCCGTTCCCGCTCCCGCGCCCGCTCCCGTTCCCGTCCCCGTCCCCGTTCCCGCTCGTTCGCTCCGTCCTCGAGATCACCTCGCGCCGGTACCCTGGAGGCGCTCCCCGAGGTTGCCACCTTTGGCGATTTCGGGACTCGAGACGCTCTTCAGGTGGAACATCGCCCCCGAAATCGCCAAAGATGGCACGCCCGAAGGACGCGCTTTCCGCGTGCTCGCCTCGCGGCTCCCGGGCGCGGAAGCGGGACCAGACGTCCCAGTGGGGGCTCAGGATCGGGCGAGTATCGCCACACCCAGCCGCTGCAGCGCGGCCAGCACCGCCTCGGGCGCCACCCCCCGCTCGACCACGAGCGTGGTCGGCGGCAGCGCCAGGTCGCCGCGGCCCGACGACAGGACCACCGCCGGCAGCTCCCAACGCTGCAGCCACGGCGCGACGGCGCCGTCCGGCAGCTCGGCCACGGCGACGGCCGCCGCCGGCGCCCACTGCCCGACCAGGGCGGCGGCGGCAGCGAGCGAGGTGGCGTGCCGGATCTCGAGCCCGGCCCCGGCCAGCGCCTCGACGATCCGGGTCGCCTCGCGCCCGTCGTCGTCGACCAGCATCACCCGGGCCGCCGGGGGCATCCCGCCGGCCTCGTGGGAGGCGGCCGGCAACGGCTCGACGTCGCTCTCCCGGCCGAGCGGCAGCCTGACCAGGAAGCGGGCGCCGGGGCCGGCGCCCTCCTCGAGCTCGATCTCCCCCCCGTGCTCGGTGACGATCGCGTAGACCACGGCCAGGCCCAGGCCGGCGCCGCGGCCGTGC is part of the Thermoanaerobaculales bacterium genome and harbors:
- a CDS encoding prepilin-type N-terminal cleavage/methylation domain-containing protein gives rise to the protein MRRNASQGFTLVEMVVTIGLLAIVFIGVLNMLDTSQQLSKVEAALSDTQENVRFAAYHITRTIRMTGGGDMPFARDDGTWVCGRIQNNESGSVATDYGNVQVAAGSDVVTLRGFFEVAPFFTNRTDVDASSGTVTVRELRTPAVGADVINPLDAVPNPASLVGRGLLLMGRRQYAVGEVASAAIVDASPDRHLVLTYAGGSAPWPSLNADGAALGSGDPAFEVYRVGILESYTYFVSPDFVLRRVGPTTGAGGEPVAVNIGSLQLALGLDTTGDGIVDTWDPSATAVTVAGSRLMAMQLAVFGRTPFEVSEWREPVETFAGFDLDPGQVNRGAKWRRMQVTASLRNFVL
- a CDS encoding prepilin-type N-terminal cleavage/methylation domain-containing protein, which encodes MRPSRIASDQRGFSLLELLVALLILGFVALGIASLFSHAQLTNASGYDYAVLSSEARRALEDLLATPFDDLALVATAGTPRQLTTARRGFDIQYTVQDFQVLTWNQLTSPPWPVPATPAEANLKQITLRVASTTRFLTGRREFVVSALKIAG
- a CDS encoding prepilin-type N-terminal cleavage/methylation domain-containing protein, with protein sequence MLLSMQSYSEQRECCPRALSGDRARRRDGGFTLVELVVVMSIGIGLMTVALPNLLRAKIRAEMLSHSKMVHQAVVVSRIGAIQRGAPVAMSLEGISDSGGGVLFAWQDSNGNEQEDAGEPRVGEWRVRPQFRVAQETANPLYRLGGAAARRGVVFLPSGAGRVSEAGAAGIGQGGVVITDIKGNQLLLRVQAGTGTVLQAMWDPVAGDWDFKSTRHWRY
- a CDS encoding TIGR03663 family protein, which codes for METTPRAPGAGWRRYWPWLALVALSLALHLWGLGDRSFHHDEAIHAHSSYNLLKNGIYRYDPTYHGPLLYYLTAGAYALAGDSDFSARLPVALAGVLLIAVAWSLRRPFGERAAWWTGLLATVSPTTLYYGRFLRQDVLVMLVSSAGFVAAWRAARGRPRAWLWVGAWAALAFAVAEHAYVTSALVGLSWAVMAVVGGPRRALPGTVRFLARHRWDILGGVAVAVLVAVPLYTVFFAHSEDWFFPGKAISYWWGQHSIARVAGPWWYHLPRLALYEFLAIAAAFAWVARRWRRLRRIELSLLVFGVLSVAMYAYLREKVGWLGVHQVWAFLPLAGMQLARTFSPRGRWWSRTLAGAALAATVAVSVVASFVLDEISPNLRRVESLIYVQTCPELKAVVEDGLRLHREGVDPVAAVAGESGWPLTWYWRATPVWWDLPKAPMRPPLVLCNPEQEAEARRRLGPGYTGRRIPLRAWWLMEDRAPSAGELLRYALSRVPWSPIGSSDVVVLRRGDGPVSWSRPADIPAPLAEALPVTAARVVGEGSLIEPRGLSVRPDGLLAVADVQLSTVVRFAADGTPEPAAPPFELKQPEAVAWTPQGLLAVADTWGQQLLLWDPASGASRALPVPGEGWYGPRGVAVAADGTVAVTDTGNKRVALYSAADGEARAVLVGREGAQPGELVEPVGIAWDGPDRLVVCDTGNRRLQVLGRDGAVQAVVPLPDAWSEFYSRPQLAVLAPGLWVASDTPGSALWVVREGTPRRVDLGGHEITPTGVAFGAGALYVADLGGRVWVFDLKLDS